The Aneurinibacillus migulanus genome contains the following window.
CTGGTGCAACTGACGTATTCAGTTTTGAATATATTGTAAAACTTATGTTTTGGAGGAGAGGGAATGAGTACAGTTACAGAGGGGAAACTCACAGAGCTTAAGCAATATGCAAGCAATATCCGTCAGGAAATCGTTAAGATGGTAGCGGCGGCTAATTCTGGACATCCTGGTGGTTCGTTGTCAGCGGCAGACATCTTGGCGGTTCTGTACTTCCATGAGATGAATGCGGGACCAGATAAAATTAGTGACCCGGACCGTGATCGGTTTGTTCTGAGCAAAGGACATGCGAGCCCGGTATTGTATGCTTCGTTGGCAGAGAAAGGCTACCTGCCGAAAGAGGAACTGGCTACCTTCCGCAAAATCAATTCTCGCCTGCAAGGTCATCCGAGCAAAAAGATGCTGCCAGGCGTAGAGCAGAGCACAGGCTCGCTCGGTCAGGGGCTGTCGGCAGCGAACGGCATGGCATTGGCTGCACGTCTCGATAAGCGCGATTATCGTGTATACGCCTTGCTTGGTGACGGGGAAATTCAGGAAGGCATGGTATGGGAAGCTGCCATGGCAGCCGGTCATTATAAGCTGGACAACCTGGTAGCGATTCTTGATTACAACCACCTACAAATTGACGGTAATGTAGAAGACATCATGAATGTGGGACCGGTTGCAGATAAATTCCGTGCATTCAACTGGCACGTTATCGAAATCGACGGTCATAATCTGGAGGAGATTATCTCTGCTTTGGATGAAGCGAAGACTGTAAAAGGCATGCCGACATTCATCGTTGCCCATACGGTGAAAGGAAAAGGCGTATCATACATGGAGAATGCATGCGGATGGCACGGTACGGCACCGAATGCAGAGCAATTGGCACAGGCGCTTGAAGAACTGTGCGCGCAGGGGGGAGAGAAATAATGGAGAAGACAACGGTAAAAAAAATCGCGACACGTGATGCCTACGGACAAGCTCTAGTAGAATTGGGACGCGAAAACCAGGATATCGTGGTACTGGATGCGGATTTAGCAAAATCGACGAAAACAGCGGATTTCGGTAAGGAATTTCCGGAACGCTTCTTCGACGTAGGAATTGCCGAGGCGAACATGATTGGTATGGCAGCGGGTCTGGCGACCTGCGGCAAGATTCCATTCGCCAGCACGTTTGCTCTGTTCGGTTCCCTACGTGTGGCTGATATGATTCGTAACTCTGTATGCTATCCAAATCTGAACGTAAAAATTGCGGTAACACACCAAGGATTAACGCTCGGCGAAGACGGTGCATCTCATCAAGCGGTGGAAGATATCGCTTTAATGCGCGCCATTCCAAATATGACGGTTATTGTTCCGGCGGATGCGACTGAAACGAAAAAAGCGATTCGCGCAGCGGCGAATACATACGGTCCAATGTATATCCGTATGGGGCGTCCAAGCGTGCCTGTATTGTTCGAAGATGATTATGAATTCGAAATCGGCAAAGGCGTACAAATCCGTGAAGGAAATGACGTGGCGATTATTGCAACTGGCGTTATGGTGCATATTGCTGTCGAAGCTGCTGAATTGTTGGCACAAGAAGGCATTCAAGCACGCGTAATTAACATGGCGACCATCAAACCAATTGATGAGGACATTATCGTAAAAGCTGCACAAGAAACGAAAGGTATTGTGACAGCAGAAGAATGCAACATTTATGGCGGTCTAGGCGCTGCTGTAGCGGAAGTATTGTGTGAGAAGCATCCAGCTAAGTTGCGCCGTGTCGGTGTAGAGGATACGTTCGGTGAGTCCGGTACACCAGATGAACTGCTGAAGAAATACGGCCTGACTGCTGAAAATATCGCTTCCAAAGCAAAAGAATTACTATAGTACATAGAACAGTTTTGTTAGCTTCGGCTTATATATGCTGATTAAAAATCTCCTCCCTTGATCATACTAAACGTGTGACATGATCAAGGGAGGTTTTTTTATGAAAAAGTGGATGATGACAGTAAGCAGTATTCTGCTTGTGCTTGCGCTGGCCGCAGGTTGTGGCGCAGCCAATAAAAATGAAGGCGGCGCGGCAGAACAACCGGCGCCAGCAGAACAGGGCGGGCAGGCCGGTGGCGCCGCAGGCGGAGGAGGAGAAGCACAGAAAATCTTCCAGGCGAACTGTACTTCCTGTCATGGTCAAAACTTGGAGGGCGGCGTTGGTCCGAATCTAACGAAAGTCGGTGGCAAATATAAAAGCGCCGATGAAATCAAAACGATTATTCTAAAGGGAAGAAATGGCATGCCAGGTGGTCTGGTTAGTGAGACAGATGCGAAAGCTTTATCTGACTGGTTAATCACGAAGAAATAAAGAGTTGTTGGCACTACATTGTATTGATATTCAAACGTAAAAGACCTGAGTTATAAGGCTTTCAAGAAAAAGCCATAACAGGTCTTTTTTATTTTTGTTGTGGAACATCATCTGGCATATTAAATATTTAAATTTTAAAAATATTATTGAATTATTCTGTATATTCTTATAGTATAAAAACATCTGGTAATGATGTCGTGATGTGATGATGTCGCTATCAGAAACTTTCATATGAGGGAGAGGGTACACATGTCTTTTGAAGCTGATTTGTTAGTAACCCATGCCAACATCCTGACTTTAAACGGCAAAGGGGAGCGAGCCGGTTCTGTTGCTGTGAAAAATGGGAAAATCGCCGCTGTTTGGGATACGCCTGAACCTCCCCGCCATGAAGTATCAAGTACAGCGAAAACCCAAGTCCTTAATATGAAAGGTGCTACCGTTCTGCCGGGATTTATCGATACGCACAATCACATCCTTATGTATGCACAGATGCGAACCCAGGTAGATTGCCGCCCATCCGTAAGTCCTACTATTGCTGATATACAGCGAAGGATTAAGGAGAGAACAGAACAGACGGTGCAGAGCGATTGGATTATAGGCTATGGATATGACGATACAATGCTTGAAGAGCAGCGTCATCCGACCCGCGCCGATTTGGATGTGGTGGCGCCTTTTCATCCCGTGCTTATCCGTCATATTTCCGGTCATTTGGCTGTAGTGAATTCGTTCGCTCTTCGTTTAGCTGAAATTGATGACAGTATATCCGATCCTCCGGGCGGGCATTTTGGCCGGGATCGTGCGGGCAAGTTGAACGGCGTGCTGTACGAGCCTGGGGCCATGAACTTGGTAGGTTCCAAAATTCCTCACATGTCTAATGAGGAGCTTGTGTCATTAATGGGCCAGGCCGCGGTGGATTATGTAAGTCAGGGTATTACAACAAATACGGATGCAGCGGTCGGTTTCATGCCAGGAGTGGACGAGATGGAAATTCATTTACAAGCGGCCCTAAGCGGAGCAAATCCGATGCGGGCACGGCTGATGATTATGCATCACTTGCTCCGTCCAGAAGGCCGCTTCGGTTCTATGCTTGCCCAGGAAGTCAATGAGAGTCTTCGGGAGTGGTCGGACGGTAAAGTATGCCTTGACAGCGCCAAATTGTTCCAGGATGGGTCCATTCAAGGGTTAACCGGGGCGCTTCGCAGGCCATATCACACGCATCCGGATATATATGGTGATTTAATTCATGATCAGGAAATATTCAATGCCGAAGTGTTGGATTTGCATAAGCGCGGCTACCGTATTGCCATTCATGGCAATGGAGACAGGGCTATCGGTTCGATTTTGGATGCTTATGAGAACGCTTTGCGCGTCCATCCGCGCAGTAATCATCGTCATCGTATCGAACATGCGCAAACGGCTACACCGGAGGACTTGGACCGGATGCAAGCACTAGGAGTTGCTCCGTCGTTTTTCATTAATCACGTGTATTATTGGGGGGACAGGCATAAGAGGCTATTCCTTGGCCCGGAGCGGGCAGCCCGAATTAGTCCTATAAGAGATGCAATTCAACGGGATTTATTATTTACAGTCCATTCGGATTGCCCAATTACCCCGATTTCCCCGTTGTTTTCTGTATGGGCGGCGGTAAATCGCGTCACAAGCAGCGGCGAAATCCTTGGTCCCGAGCAGCGATGCGATGTTGAAACGGCACTGCGTTCCATGATTAGTTACGGGGCCGCGCTGAATTTTGAAGAACAGGTAGCAGGAACGATCGAACCTGGAAAACAGGCCGATTTCGCGGTATTAGAAGCAGATCCTACAGCTATCTCCGAGATGGAGATTAAAGAAATTCCGGTTCTGGCCACGCTCATTGATGGGAAGGTTGTATATCAAAAAGACGCATCGGTTTTATACTAATGCCAAATCCGAAAGGGTGAGAAACACGGTGTCCATTCGACTGGTAGGCAGTCTAATTATAGGATTGGTTGTTCCCTTTGTAGCTATTATCGGATTGTTCCCTATTACCTCAAGGATAGAAGTGAGCGTACTGGGCTTTCCCTTCCTTTATTTCTGGATGTTTCTGTGGTTTGGGTTAACGTCGGTTTGTCTATGGATTTCCTGGTGCGTTTTTGATAGGCCCTACTATGTCACGGAATCAAGAGAAAAGGGGGAGTGATACATGGCTGTAGTTGTATTCGGCGGCGTAATTTTGTTCTCGCTGGCTCTGGCTATGTATTCTAGACGGGGGAAAAGCGCGAATGTAGAAGATTATCTGGTAGGGGGACGCTCCTTTAGCGGGATTTTGCTTTTTTTTCTTGCTGTCGGAGAAGTATACAGCATCGGAACGATGATTGGGTTTCCAGGGGGCATTTATGCCAAAGGCGTTAGCTATGGTATTTGGTTTCTTGGGTATATCCTGCTGGCATATCCCATTGGCTACTTCCTAGCCCCGCTTATTTGGCGGGCAGGAAAAGGGTACAATGCGATGACCATGTCGGACGTAGTAAGAAGCCATTATTCTCATCGGGGATTTGAGTTGATTTTTACGATTTCTGTATTGCTGTTTATGATTCCATGGGGACAATTGCAATTTCAGGGGCTTATCGTTGCGCTCAGTTCTCTCGGATTTAACCTGTCCCCTGCGGCTTCTGTCGTTATTGCGGGATGTATCGCATTCTTCTATATTTCGGTATCGGGAGTAAAAGCGCCCGCGGTCGTTTCGGTTCTCAAAGATATTCTTGTCTTTCTAGCTATTGTCATTGCGGGGATTGCTGTTCTCACAAAGGTCGAGAGTGTTTCTAGTCTTTTTGATTTGGCAAAGCAGCATGGAACCCCGGTAACGATTCAGAATAATAACGACATGGTATCCTCGATGTCCACGATATTTTTCCAGGCGATTGCGTTCTATGCGATCCCCATGCTCGCCTCTGCGATATTTACGGGGCGGTCGGAGGCAACGGTGAAACGGACACAGACATTTATGCCACTGTATATGTTTATGTATCCGTTTCTTGTTATTACATCGTACTTTGCTTTTATCGCAGATCCTGGTCTAAACGATCCGAATCAGGCGTTTATCGTCTCTGTGTCTGCACTGTTTCCGTCGTGGCTGACAGGGTTTGTTGAAGCAGGTACGGCGTTATCGGGAATTCTCGTACTCGCCGTAAGCAGTCTGAGTGTAGGCGCGTTCGTTTCACGTAACTTAATCCCGAATGTTCCGGAAACATCGCAGCGCAGGTGGGTGCAGATGGTCGTTCTCTTGTATCTAGTAAGCTCAATGGCGCTTACTTTGTTCGTCCCTAGTTTAATGTTAAATATCATTCATACGACATATTACGGATATGGACAATTTGTGCCGACCATTCTGGCTATTCTTTTCTTCCGCAGAATCACTCCAATCGGATTGGCGGCTGGGCTTATTATCGGAGATGTAGCCGCCATCTCGATGCACTTGAATGAATTCAATCTGTATGGCATCAACAATGGATTGATTGCACTTGTTCTTAACTTTGTCGTAACACTTGGCGTCAGCTATCTCACAAAGGATTGGAAGAAGACCAATACACCGATCGTATATAATAAGGATGAAGTTTATACGATACCAGAAAAAATGATTCAACGGCTATCGTTAGTTAAGGCGATGCACGAGTGAATATATACAGGCTAGGATAGCAGGAAAGACATAAAATATGACTGGATGTAGCAGAGGGTGCTTTCTTTATGGAGGAAAGCACTCTTTTTATTTATAAATATTTATGAATGTATATGCAAAAATATCGTTGAATTATTATTCCCGACATCGTATAATAATTCATAACTTAATTCAGGTAGGAACAAATGGAGGATCAGGACGTGAACATTTCCATAATCGGAGCGACAGGTTATAGCGGGGTTGAACTCGTTCGCTTACTGTTAACCCATCCCGAAGCAAATATTGCAGCTGTATATTCCAATTCACAAACCGGAAAAACAATGCAGGAAGTATATCCGCATCTAACGCATATTTTTACAGATGATCTGGCGGAAATCGATTGTGCACGTATCCAAAAAGAGGCAGACGTGGTATTCATTGCGACG
Protein-coding sequences here:
- a CDS encoding transketolase encodes the protein MSTVTEGKLTELKQYASNIRQEIVKMVAAANSGHPGGSLSAADILAVLYFHEMNAGPDKISDPDRDRFVLSKGHASPVLYASLAEKGYLPKEELATFRKINSRLQGHPSKKMLPGVEQSTGSLGQGLSAANGMALAARLDKRDYRVYALLGDGEIQEGMVWEAAMAAGHYKLDNLVAILDYNHLQIDGNVEDIMNVGPVADKFRAFNWHVIEIDGHNLEEIISALDEAKTVKGMPTFIVAHTVKGKGVSYMENACGWHGTAPNAEQLAQALEELCAQGGEK
- a CDS encoding transketolase family protein, which produces MEKTTVKKIATRDAYGQALVELGRENQDIVVLDADLAKSTKTADFGKEFPERFFDVGIAEANMIGMAAGLATCGKIPFASTFALFGSLRVADMIRNSVCYPNLNVKIAVTHQGLTLGEDGASHQAVEDIALMRAIPNMTVIVPADATETKKAIRAAANTYGPMYIRMGRPSVPVLFEDDYEFEIGKGVQIREGNDVAIIATGVMVHIAVEAAELLAQEGIQARVINMATIKPIDEDIIVKAAQETKGIVTAEECNIYGGLGAAVAEVLCEKHPAKLRRVGVEDTFGESGTPDELLKKYGLTAENIASKAKELL
- a CDS encoding c-type cytochrome → MKKWMMTVSSILLVLALAAGCGAANKNEGGAAEQPAPAEQGGQAGGAAGGGGEAQKIFQANCTSCHGQNLEGGVGPNLTKVGGKYKSADEIKTIILKGRNGMPGGLVSETDAKALSDWLITKK
- a CDS encoding amidohydrolase, giving the protein MSFEADLLVTHANILTLNGKGERAGSVAVKNGKIAAVWDTPEPPRHEVSSTAKTQVLNMKGATVLPGFIDTHNHILMYAQMRTQVDCRPSVSPTIADIQRRIKERTEQTVQSDWIIGYGYDDTMLEEQRHPTRADLDVVAPFHPVLIRHISGHLAVVNSFALRLAEIDDSISDPPGGHFGRDRAGKLNGVLYEPGAMNLVGSKIPHMSNEELVSLMGQAAVDYVSQGITTNTDAAVGFMPGVDEMEIHLQAALSGANPMRARLMIMHHLLRPEGRFGSMLAQEVNESLREWSDGKVCLDSAKLFQDGSIQGLTGALRRPYHTHPDIYGDLIHDQEIFNAEVLDLHKRGYRIAIHGNGDRAIGSILDAYENALRVHPRSNHRHRIEHAQTATPEDLDRMQALGVAPSFFINHVYYWGDRHKRLFLGPERAARISPIRDAIQRDLLFTVHSDCPITPISPLFSVWAAVNRVTSSGEILGPEQRCDVETALRSMISYGAALNFEEQVAGTIEPGKQADFAVLEADPTAISEMEIKEIPVLATLIDGKVVYQKDASVLY
- a CDS encoding DUF3311 domain-containing protein, which produces MGRLYIKKTHRFYTNAKSERVRNTVSIRLVGSLIIGLVVPFVAIIGLFPITSRIEVSVLGFPFLYFWMFLWFGLTSVCLWISWCVFDRPYYVTESREKGE
- a CDS encoding sodium:solute symporter family protein is translated as MAVVVFGGVILFSLALAMYSRRGKSANVEDYLVGGRSFSGILLFFLAVGEVYSIGTMIGFPGGIYAKGVSYGIWFLGYILLAYPIGYFLAPLIWRAGKGYNAMTMSDVVRSHYSHRGFELIFTISVLLFMIPWGQLQFQGLIVALSSLGFNLSPAASVVIAGCIAFFYISVSGVKAPAVVSVLKDILVFLAIVIAGIAVLTKVESVSSLFDLAKQHGTPVTIQNNNDMVSSMSTIFFQAIAFYAIPMLASAIFTGRSEATVKRTQTFMPLYMFMYPFLVITSYFAFIADPGLNDPNQAFIVSVSALFPSWLTGFVEAGTALSGILVLAVSSLSVGAFVSRNLIPNVPETSQRRWVQMVVLLYLVSSMALTLFVPSLMLNIIHTTYYGYGQFVPTILAILFFRRITPIGLAAGLIIGDVAAISMHLNEFNLYGINNGLIALVLNFVVTLGVSYLTKDWKKTNTPIVYNKDEVYTIPEKMIQRLSLVKAMHE